One genomic window of Phycisphaerales bacterium includes the following:
- a CDS encoding MBL fold metallo-hydrolase: protein MQQIDVSGRIHKQNTQDSNTAAAMWTASLGPFETNAYVYTPDGRHAWIIDPGQAPEPILELVGEQGLAVDAVLLTHAHADHILGLGEVMDAFPGAPLLIHEDERDWIGDAALNLSAGFGMPYSGPEPTKTFEHGAALTIGGESWTVRHTPGHSPGGCVFLAPGGGVAIVGDTLFSGSIGRTDLPGGDFDQLAESIRRELYGLDALCLCLPGHGPPTTVGEERSHNPFVRREG, encoded by the coding sequence ATGCAGCAGATCGACGTTTCCGGACGCATACACAAGCAGAACACGCAAGATTCCAACACCGCGGCCGCGATGTGGACGGCGAGCCTCGGGCCCTTCGAGACCAACGCCTACGTGTACACGCCGGACGGCCGCCACGCGTGGATCATCGACCCGGGGCAGGCGCCGGAGCCCATCCTCGAACTCGTCGGCGAGCAGGGGCTGGCGGTCGATGCCGTGCTGCTCACGCACGCGCATGCCGACCACATCCTGGGTCTGGGCGAGGTCATGGACGCCTTCCCCGGTGCGCCGCTACTCATCCACGAGGACGAGCGGGACTGGATCGGGGACGCCGCCCTGAACCTGAGCGCGGGCTTCGGCATGCCGTACAGCGGGCCCGAGCCGACCAAGACCTTCGAGCACGGCGCGGCGCTCACCATCGGCGGCGAGTCGTGGACGGTGCGGCACACGCCCGGCCACAGCCCGGGTGGCTGCGTGTTCCTGGCGCCCGGGGGCGGCGTTGCGATCGTCGGAGACACGCTCTTCTCGGGCAGCATCGGACGAACGGACCTGCCGGGCGGCGACTTCGACCAACTCGCCGAGAGCATCCGCCGCGAGCTCTACGGCCTGGATGCCTTGTGCCTGTGCCTGCCCGGGCACGGTCCGCCGACGACGGTGGGCGAAGAGCGCTCGCACAACCCGTTCGTGCGGCGCGAGGGCTGA
- a CDS encoding GC-type dockerin domain-anchored protein, with translation MTIDSVSMGVRRGGVAAAMLACVCGGVLSATAPVLAQAADPLQQFEVANRIDTGPLGLPGVGDEEQVVFAATMAAPGAGWSRVRFDAESTVLPDSMRLRITSLKDKHDQHLTSHTLGQWKHKTAYFNGDTLLVEVLARPSADVGRVVINGLTAGSGFTQGGGFDSICGSIDDRVLSSDPRNARLLPVGCTAWLIDDCAKCFITAGHCTFSADVVEFNVPLSTGSGSIVMAAPEDQYPVDDDSMQSNGGRGIGNDWAYFGAFPNSDTGLTAGQAQGEFYRLAPEAPTSTGDIRITGYGSTFGTGAPLAWNQVQKTHTGPYVRKDGFGISYQTDTTGGNSGSPVLDETTGLAIGVHTHAGCSTTSGNNGTAIDRPEFQDALANPLGVCCPPIRGIEISLPDLDLVDPGSPQSFAVTIVEVDGPLDPGSAELFFSVDGGAFDSALLVPMGGDQFEATFPALDCGSIVEYYVRATSDGRETIEPFGAPGISYDALAATAVITAVDQDFQSAPGWAVDNDSVAEGGWELGEPDGFRGVADSDFDGSGNAYVTGADRGIDLDGGPTVLTSPVFDLSSAPSNAVLSYARWFSNDDQRAGLGDQDRLVVEVSDDAGGRWVELERVDHSMGGDAWSLMRWNLTDHISLTSQVQVRFTASDSPNDSVMEVAIDALRIEGLECGGCRADMDGDGDLTIFDFLAFQSAFAVGDPVADFDGDGSLTLFDFLAFQSEFDAGC, from the coding sequence CGCCCCGGTGCTTGCCCAAGCAGCCGATCCGCTGCAGCAGTTCGAGGTTGCCAACCGCATCGACACCGGCCCCTTGGGCCTGCCCGGCGTGGGCGATGAGGAGCAGGTCGTCTTCGCGGCGACGATGGCCGCCCCCGGAGCCGGCTGGAGCCGCGTGCGATTCGACGCCGAGTCGACCGTGCTGCCCGACTCGATGCGCCTCCGCATCACGAGCCTGAAGGACAAGCACGACCAGCACCTGACCAGCCACACGCTGGGCCAGTGGAAGCACAAGACCGCATACTTCAACGGCGACACCCTGCTCGTCGAGGTGCTCGCCCGGCCGAGCGCCGACGTCGGCCGCGTCGTGATCAACGGCCTGACCGCCGGCAGCGGCTTCACGCAGGGCGGCGGCTTCGACAGCATCTGTGGCTCGATCGACGACCGAGTGCTCTCGAGCGATCCGCGGAACGCACGCCTGCTGCCCGTGGGCTGCACGGCGTGGCTCATCGACGACTGCGCCAAGTGCTTCATCACGGCCGGCCACTGCACGTTCAGCGCCGACGTAGTCGAGTTCAACGTGCCGCTCAGCACGGGCAGCGGCTCGATCGTCATGGCCGCTCCCGAAGACCAGTACCCCGTCGACGATGACTCGATGCAGTCCAACGGCGGCCGCGGCATCGGCAACGACTGGGCCTACTTCGGCGCCTTCCCCAACAGCGACACCGGCCTGACCGCCGGCCAGGCCCAGGGCGAGTTCTACCGCCTGGCGCCCGAGGCCCCGACCTCGACCGGCGACATCCGCATCACCGGCTACGGCAGCACCTTCGGCACCGGCGCCCCGCTCGCGTGGAACCAGGTGCAGAAGACCCACACCGGCCCGTACGTCCGCAAGGACGGCTTCGGCATCTCGTACCAGACCGACACCACCGGCGGCAACTCCGGCTCGCCCGTGCTCGACGAGACCACCGGCCTGGCCATCGGCGTGCACACCCACGCCGGCTGCAGCACCACGAGCGGCAACAACGGCACGGCCATCGACCGTCCCGAGTTCCAGGACGCCCTGGCCAACCCGCTTGGCGTGTGCTGCCCGCCCATCCGGGGCATCGAGATCAGCCTGCCGGACCTCGACCTGGTCGACCCCGGCTCGCCGCAGAGCTTCGCCGTGACGATCGTCGAGGTCGACGGTCCGCTCGACCCGGGTTCGGCCGAATTGTTCTTCAGCGTCGACGGCGGCGCGTTCGACAGCGCCCTGCTGGTGCCCATGGGCGGCGACCAGTTCGAGGCGACGTTCCCCGCGCTCGATTGCGGTTCGATCGTCGAGTACTACGTGCGTGCCACGTCCGACGGCCGCGAGACCATCGAGCCGTTCGGCGCTCCGGGCATCAGCTACGACGCGCTGGCGGCCACCGCCGTCATCACCGCCGTCGACCAGGACTTCCAGTCGGCGCCCGGTTGGGCGGTCGACAACGACTCGGTCGCCGAGGGCGGCTGGGAGCTCGGCGAGCCCGATGGCTTCCGCGGCGTGGCGGATTCGGACTTCGACGGCTCGGGCAACGCCTACGTCACCGGCGCGGACCGCGGCATCGACCTCGACGGCGGCCCGACCGTGCTGACCTCGCCCGTGTTCGACCTGTCGAGCGCTCCGAGCAACGCCGTCCTGAGCTATGCCCGATGGTTCTCCAACGACGACCAGCGCGCCGGCCTGGGCGACCAGGACCGCCTCGTGGTCGAGGTGTCCGACGACGCCGGCGGCCGCTGGGTCGAGCTCGAGCGCGTCGACCACTCGATGGGCGGCGATGCCTGGTCGCTGATGCGGTGGAACCTCACCGATCACATCAGCCTGACTTCGCAGGTGCAGGTGCGGTTCACCGCTTCCGATAGCCCCAACGACTCGGTGATGGAAGTCGCCATCGATGCGTTGCGCATCGAGGGCCTCGAGTGTGGCGGATGCCGGGCCGACATGGACGGCGACGGCGACCTGACCATCTTCGACTTCCTGGCCTTCCAGTCGGCGTTCGCCGTGGGCGATCCGGTCGCCGACTTCGACGGCGATGGAAGCCTCACGCTGTTCGACTTCCTCGCGTTCCAGAGCGAGTTCGACGCCGGCTGCTGA